The following are encoded together in the Acidovorax sp. KKS102 genome:
- a CDS encoding YqiA/YcfP family alpha/beta fold hydrolase — translation MTTTHLLYLHGFRSSPSSAKARQTAAHVAAHHPSVTFWCPQLPPSPRAAMALVAQGIASWPRRSMAVIGSSLGGFYASWVAQHAGCPSVMLNPAVDPARDLARYIGEQTSWHDPSERFYFLPEYIEELQALDMRARPAAARELALIAKGDEVLDWREMVGRYPQAKQVVLEGGDHALGNYGDYLPLVSHFLQLA, via the coding sequence ATGACCACCACCCACCTGCTGTACCTGCACGGTTTTCGCTCGTCCCCCTCGTCGGCCAAGGCGCGCCAGACTGCGGCCCACGTGGCGGCCCACCACCCCTCCGTGACCTTCTGGTGCCCGCAGCTGCCGCCATCGCCCCGTGCCGCCATGGCGCTGGTGGCGCAGGGCATTGCCAGCTGGCCCCGGCGTTCGATGGCCGTGATTGGCTCGTCGCTGGGCGGCTTCTATGCCAGCTGGGTGGCGCAGCACGCGGGTTGCCCCAGCGTGATGCTCAACCCCGCTGTGGACCCGGCACGCGACCTCGCCCGCTACATCGGCGAGCAGACCAGCTGGCACGACCCGAGCGAGCGCTTTTATTTTTTGCCGGAGTACATCGAAGAGTTGCAGGCCCTGGACATGCGGGCCCGCCCCGCTGCCGCCCGCGAACTGGCCCTCATTGCCAAGGGCGACGAAGTGCTGGACTGGCGTGAGATGGTGGGGCGCTACCCGCAGGCCAAGCAGGTGGTGCTGGAGGGGGGCGACCACGCGCTGGGCAACTATGGGGACTACCTGCCGCTGGTGAGCCATTTCCTGCAACTGGCCTGA
- a CDS encoding serine/threonine protein kinase, whose protein sequence is MTDFAPLSTARRWALGSGDKPPASLGRFELKKQLGRGAQATVWLALDPRLQREVAIKLMRPMQDQDPSVLEQWLREARHVGRLAHPYIVPVFEADVQGAQPYIVFEYVPGSTLAEHLAQQGRCTPHDAVALMVDVLDGLHAAHQAGIVHRDLKPSNIMIDAHRHARVMDFGMAAPVQAAPDAQLASGTPAYMAPEAAAGAAPTPAMDVYSAGLVLIEMLTGRPLIHQKDTWQALYRIANENLALPADLGPGVDDGLRAILQRAMARDPAQRYATAADFRDALRAWAAPASAPSAASNATLDFLLRRMRHKSDFPALSDSVARIQRVANSEDDSISDLTHEILKDVALTNKLLRLVNSVHYAHASRGTISTVSRAVSLVGFNAVRNMALSLVLLDHMQDKAHASQMREEFLRAMMAGSVAAELCSTSQAAEEAFIGAMFQNLGRMLCEFYFPEEARQVRSLVASGRLEGGEEAASVQVLGLGFEDLGVGVARVWGLPDSLQRCMRKPLGSPMQRAPEQGVERLRWAAMAANEVASALLFSEPAQLEGQLGQVATRYARTLALSAEAIADATLRARHKLVALAEALDLRVDPDTPAARLLKLPSAAGAQATPDDALGAHELRVTETQPLPAVLESQAGGAVSVAQVNEVLAAGIQDITNAMVESFQLNDVLRMILETMFRALGFRRMVFCLREARTDMLTGRFGLGEGSEGAVRALKVPLKAQGDLFAAVCLRGADTLINDATEPRMQARLPEWYRKGVNAPSFLLLPLQIKGQPFALIYADQATPGGIVVDDKALGLLRTLRNQAVMAFRQAG, encoded by the coding sequence ATGACCGATTTTGCCCCGCTTTCCACTGCCAGACGATGGGCGCTCGGATCAGGCGACAAGCCGCCTGCGTCGCTGGGGCGGTTTGAACTCAAGAAGCAGCTGGGCCGGGGCGCCCAGGCCACCGTGTGGCTGGCGCTGGACCCGCGCCTGCAGCGCGAGGTGGCCATCAAGCTGATGCGCCCCATGCAGGACCAGGACCCCTCCGTGCTGGAGCAGTGGCTGCGCGAGGCCCGCCACGTGGGGCGTCTGGCCCACCCCTACATCGTGCCGGTGTTTGAGGCCGATGTGCAAGGCGCGCAGCCCTACATCGTGTTCGAGTACGTGCCCGGAAGCACGCTGGCCGAGCACCTGGCCCAGCAGGGGCGCTGCACGCCCCACGATGCCGTGGCGCTCATGGTGGATGTGCTGGATGGCTTGCATGCCGCCCACCAGGCGGGCATCGTGCACCGCGATCTCAAGCCGTCCAACATCATGATCGATGCGCACCGGCACGCCCGGGTGATGGACTTTGGCATGGCGGCCCCTGTGCAGGCCGCACCGGATGCGCAACTGGCGAGCGGCACGCCCGCCTATATGGCGCCGGAGGCTGCGGCGGGCGCCGCGCCCACCCCCGCGATGGACGTGTATTCCGCTGGCTTGGTGCTCATCGAGATGCTGACCGGGCGCCCCCTCATCCACCAAAAGGACACCTGGCAAGCGCTGTACCGCATTGCCAACGAAAACCTGGCCCTGCCCGCCGACCTGGGCCCCGGCGTGGACGATGGCCTGCGCGCCATTCTTCAACGGGCCATGGCGCGTGACCCGGCGCAGCGCTACGCCACGGCGGCGGATTTTCGGGATGCGTTGCGCGCCTGGGCGGCACCGGCCAGTGCGCCATCGGCTGCCAGCAACGCCACGCTGGACTTTTTGCTGCGGCGCATGCGCCACAAGAGTGACTTCCCGGCCTTGTCGGACTCGGTGGCGCGCATCCAGCGGGTGGCCAATTCGGAAGACGACAGCATCAGCGACCTGACCCACGAAATCCTGAAAGACGTGGCGCTCACCAACAAGCTGCTGCGTCTGGTCAATAGCGTGCATTACGCCCACGCCAGCCGGGGCACCATCAGCACCGTGTCGCGCGCAGTGAGTCTGGTGGGCTTCAATGCGGTGCGCAACATGGCGCTGAGCCTGGTGCTGCTGGACCACATGCAGGACAAGGCCCATGCCAGCCAGATGCGCGAGGAATTTTTGCGCGCCATGATGGCGGGCTCGGTCGCGGCCGAACTGTGCAGCACCAGCCAGGCGGCCGAAGAGGCCTTCATCGGCGCGATGTTCCAGAACCTGGGGCGCATGCTGTGCGAGTTCTACTTTCCCGAAGAGGCGCGGCAGGTGCGCAGCCTGGTGGCGTCCGGGCGGCTGGAAGGGGGCGAGGAGGCCGCATCCGTCCAGGTGCTGGGGCTGGGGTTTGAAGACCTGGGTGTGGGCGTGGCGCGCGTCTGGGGCCTGCCCGACAGCCTGCAGCGCTGCATGCGCAAGCCCCTGGGCTCGCCCATGCAGCGTGCGCCCGAGCAGGGCGTGGAGCGTTTGCGCTGGGCTGCCATGGCGGCCAATGAGGTCGCCAGTGCCCTGTTGTTCAGCGAGCCCGCCCAGCTAGAGGGACAACTGGGACAGGTGGCCACACGCTACGCCCGCACGCTGGCGCTGTCGGCCGAGGCCATTGCCGACGCCACGCTGCGCGCGCGGCACAAGCTGGTGGCGCTGGCCGAGGCGCTGGACCTGCGCGTGGACCCCGACACGCCGGCGGCCCGCCTGCTCAAGCTGCCCTCGGCCGCCGGGGCGCAAGCCACACCCGACGACGCCTTGGGTGCCCACGAGTTGCGGGTGACGGAAACCCAGCCCCTGCCCGCTGTGCTGGAGTCTCAAGCGGGTGGCGCAGTGTCGGTAGCGCAGGTCAATGAAGTGCTGGCGGCAGGCATCCAGGACATCACCAACGCGATGGTCGAGAGTTTTCAGCTCAACGATGTGCTGCGAATGATCCTGGAGACCATGTTCCGCGCCCTGGGTTTTCGGCGCATGGTGTTTTGCCTGCGCGAGGCCCGCACCGACATGCTGACCGGCCGCTTCGGCCTGGGGGAGGGCAGCGAGGGGGCCGTCCGGGCCCTCAAGGTGCCGCTCAAGGCCCAGGGCGACCTGTTTGCCGCCGTATGCCTGCGCGGCGCCGACACCCTGATCAACGACGCCACCGAGCCCCGCATGCAGGCGCGCCTTCCCGAGTGGTACCGCAAGGGCGTCAATGCACCGTCGTTCCTGCTGCTGCCGCTGCAAATCAAGGGGCAGCCCTTTGCCCTCATCTATGCCGATCAGGCCACACCGGGGGGCATTGTGGTGGATGACAAGGCCTTGGGCCTGCTGCGCACCCTGCGCAACCAGGCCGTGATGGCCTTCCGGCAGGCGGGGTAG
- the rodA gene encoding rod shape-determining protein RodA: MAVVFEKPTLVQRLAPLFRGFDLPLLLLVLLLASAGLLAMYSSGYDHGTRFVDHGRNMLIAGAILFMVAQVPPQKIMACAVPLYLTGVALLVAVALFGITKKGATRWINVGIVIQPSEILKIAMPLMLAWWFQKREGTLRPLDFAAAGLLLAVPVGLVMKQPDLGTSLLVLAAGLSVIFFAGLSWKLILPPVLIGGVGIATLVLLGDQLCADGVRWVVLHDYQQQRICTLLDPTRDPLGKGFHIIQGMIAIGSGGLWGKGFMAGTQTHLEFIPERTTDFIFAAYSEEFGLAGNLFLLVCFLLLVWRGLAIAAGASTLFGRLMGGAVSMIFFTYAFVNMGMVSGILPVVGVPLPFISYGGTAMVTLGLALGILMSVARSQKQETKDPLPAAL, encoded by the coding sequence ATGGCCGTCGTTTTTGAAAAGCCCACGCTCGTCCAGCGTCTGGCGCCCCTGTTCCGGGGCTTTGACCTCCCCCTCCTGTTGCTGGTTCTGTTGCTGGCCAGCGCCGGGTTGCTGGCTATGTATTCGTCGGGCTATGACCACGGCACGCGGTTTGTGGACCATGGGCGCAACATGCTCATCGCAGGGGCCATCCTGTTCATGGTGGCCCAGGTACCCCCCCAGAAAATCATGGCCTGTGCCGTGCCGCTGTACCTCACCGGCGTGGCCCTGCTGGTGGCGGTGGCGCTGTTTGGCATCACCAAAAAAGGGGCGACGCGCTGGATCAACGTGGGCATCGTCATCCAGCCCAGTGAGATCCTCAAGATCGCCATGCCGCTGATGCTGGCCTGGTGGTTCCAGAAGCGCGAGGGCACGCTGCGCCCGCTGGACTTTGCCGCGGCAGGCCTGCTGCTCGCCGTCCCGGTGGGCCTGGTCATGAAGCAGCCTGACCTGGGCACCTCGCTGCTGGTGCTGGCGGCTGGGCTGTCGGTGATCTTCTTTGCGGGCCTGTCCTGGAAGCTGATCCTGCCGCCGGTGCTGATCGGCGGTGTGGGCATCGCTACCCTGGTGCTGCTGGGTGACCAGCTGTGCGCAGACGGCGTGCGCTGGGTGGTACTGCACGACTATCAGCAGCAGCGCATCTGCACCTTGCTGGACCCCACCCGCGACCCGCTGGGCAAGGGCTTTCACATCATCCAGGGCATGATCGCCATTGGCTCTGGAGGGCTGTGGGGCAAGGGATTCATGGCGGGCACGCAGACCCACCTGGAGTTCATCCCCGAACGCACCACCGACTTCATCTTTGCTGCCTATTCCGAAGAATTTGGCCTGGCAGGCAACCTGTTCCTGCTGGTGTGCTTTCTGCTGCTGGTCTGGCGCGGGCTGGCCATTGCTGCAGGGGCCAGCACCTTGTTCGGTCGCCTCATGGGGGGCGCGGTGTCGATGATTTTCTTCACCTACGCGTTTGTGAACATGGGCATGGTCAGCGGCATTCTGCCGGTGGTGGGCGTGCCCCTGCCCTTCATCAGCTATGGCGGCACGGCCATGGTCACACTGGGGCTGGCACTGGGCATCCTGATGTCGGTGGCGCGGTCCCAGAAGCAGGAAACCAAGGACCCTCTCCCTGCCGCGCTGTAG